Within the Streptomyces sp. YIM 121038 genome, the region GCCCCCGGCGATGACGAGGGCCGCCGGGTGGCCGCCGCAGGCCTCGACCAGGCTCTCCGCGGAGCGCGGGTCGACGGTGATGCGCACCGAGCCCGCGCTGCGGGTGAGCAGGTCGAGCGCGGCCTTGGTGTCCAGGCCGCCGAGGGTGCAGGGCCGCACGTCGGGGATCCCGGTCAGCGGGCCGCCGGACACGGCGACGACCAGGCAGTCGGGGGTGTCCGGGAGCAGCGGGTCGACCTGGGCGGCCCCGGCGGCGTCCACGGCGTCGGCGTCGTCGGCGCCGCTCTCGGCGGCACCCTCGGCGGGGGCCGGGGCGGCGGTCTCCGCGACGTCGTCCAGGAGCAGCAGCGCCCGGCGGTCGGCGAGGGCCGCGCGCAGCGTCGCGGTCAGGTCGTCCTCGCCCGCGCCGGCGGGGGCGGGCACGGCGAGCGCGTCGAGGAGTTCGCGGGCGGTGCGCTCGGTGGGTACGGGCGTGCCGTCGGGGTCGCGGAGGCGGGCGCGCAGGATGCCGTCGGGGTAGGCGTCGGCGAGCTGCCGGGCCAGCTCCTCGGCGAGGGCGGTGCGGCCCGAGCCGGGGCGGCCCGCGATGAGCAGGACGCGGGCGCGGGGGGCCTTGCGGCCCGAGAGGGTGTCGAGCCCGGCGCGGTCGATGTCGGCGCGGAGTTCCTTCAACTCCCGGTGGCGGCCCACGAACCGGGCCCCGTCGGCACCGGCCGCCGCGCTCGTGGGCGGCGGCACGGCACCCCGCGCCGCACCGTCCGTGTCGACCGCCTGATCCGTCACGGGTAACGCTCCCGTCCGCCTGCGCACGAGCCCGCCGGAACTCCGGGCGGGACGCTTGCAGAGCCTAGTTCAGGCCCTGCCGCCACCCCGGTGCCACGGCGCGCGGAAGTCGCCCGATCGGATCAGGAGATGGTCACACCGCACGGGGTGTCCCGCGGGCCCGGACGGGCGCGCCGCCGGAGCCCGGCGGCGCGGCCGCTACGCCTGGAAGGGCCGCGCGGGCCACGGCGCGTCGGCCGGGCGCAGCGCGTCCAGGCCCTCGCCGCGCAGCGCGGCTGTAAGCGACATGACGCCCACGACCAGGCAGTTGTTGTGCAGCTCACCGGCCAGGACGCCGCGCACGAGGTCGTCGAGGGGGACGCGCGCGATCTCCATGTCGGCTTCCTCCTCCTCGACCTCGAAGCGCTCGCCCTCGGCCTCGGACAGATCGCGGGCGAGGAAGACGCGCACGGCCTCGTCGCAGCCGCCGGGCGTGGTGTAGACGTCGGTGAGGACCCGCCAGTCCTCGGCCTTGATGTGCGCTTCCTCGTAGAGCTCGCGCTGGGCGGCGTGCAGCGGGTTCTCGCCGGGCACGTCGAGGAGGCCCGCGGGGATCTCCCAGAGCTTGTGGCGCACCGGGTGGCGGTACTGGCGCACCAGGACGACGCGGCCGGACTCGTCGAGGGCCAGGACGGCGACGGAACCGGGGTGGACCTGGTAGTCGCGACGGGAGACCGATCCGTCGGGCATGACGACGTCGTCGGTGCGCACGGAGGTCTTGTTCCCGACGAACGGCGTGGCCGTCGCCGTGATCCGCCACTCCTCCGCGGTGTCCTTGATCGTCATGTCGTCCTGCCCCTTCCACACGTCCATACGAAAGCCGGGGCACGCGCCCCGAAGGGCCGTACCCCGGCAACCGTATCGCTCTTGTGCTACTTGCCCGTCTTGCGCTCCACCGCGGCCTTGACCAGGCCCGCGAACAGCGGGTGCGGACGCGTCGGGCGCGAGCGCAGCTCCGGGTGCGCCTGGGTGGCGACCAGGTACGGGTGGACCTCGCGCGGGTACTCGACGTACTCGACGAGCTTGCCGTCCGGCGAGGTGCCGGAGAACTGGATGCCCGCGTTCTTCTCCAGGTCCGCGCGGTAGGCGTTGTTCACCTCGTAGCGGTGGCGGTGGCGCTCCTCGACGTACTCCTTGCCGTCGTACACCTCGCGCACGATGGAGCCCTCGGCGAGCTTGGCCGGGTACATGCCCAGGCGCATCGTGCCGCCCATGTCGCCCTCACCGGCGACGATGTCGAGCTGCTCGGCCATCGTGGAGATGACCGGGTGGGCGGTGGCGGCGTCGAACTCGGTGGAGTTGGCGTCCGGGATGTCCGCGAGGTTGCGGGCGGCCTCGATCACGATGCACTGCAGGCCCAGACAGATGCCGAGCAGCGGGATCTTGTTCTCGCGGGCGTACTGGATGGCGCCGACCTTGCCGGAGACGCCGCGGTCGCCGAAGCCGCCGGGGATCAGGACCGCGTCGACGTCGCCGAGCTGCTTCTTGGCGCCCGCCGGGGTCTTGCAGTCGTCCGAGGTGACCCACTTGACCTTGACGCGCGCCCGGTTGGCGAAGCCGCCGGCGCGCATCGCCTCGGTGATGGAGAGGTAGGCGTCGGGCAGGTCGATGTACTTGCCGACGAGCGCGACCGTGACCTCGTGGTCGGGGTTGTGGACGCGGTCGAGCAGGTCGTCCCAGGTCGACCAGTCCACGTCGCGGAACGGCAGGTCGAGCTTGCGCACGACGTAGGCGTCCAGGCCCTCGGTGTGCAGGACCTTCGGGATGTCGTAGATCGACTTGGCGTCGATCGCGGCCACGACGGCGGCCTCGTCGACGTCGCACATCAGCGAGATCTTGCGCTTGATGGCGGTCGGCACGTCGCGGTCGGCGCGCAGCACGATCGCGTCCGGCTGGATGCCGATGTTGCGCAGGGCGGCGACCGAGTGCTGGGTCGGCTTGGTCTTCAGCTCGCCGGAGGGGCCGATGTAGGGCAGCAGCGAGATGTGCACGACGAAGACGTTGTCGCGGCCGACCTCGTGGCGGACCTGGCGGACGGTCTCCAGGAAGGGCAGCGACTCGATGTCGCCGACCGTGCCGCCGACCTCCGTGATGACGACGTCGACGTCGTCGGTGGCCATGCGGCGGATGCGGTGCTTGATCTCGTTGGTGATGTGCGGGATGACCTGCACGGTGTCACCGAGGTACTCGCCGCGCCGCTCCTTGGCGATGACCTGCGAGTAGACCTGGCCGGTGGTGACGTTGGCCGAGCCGTCGAGGTCGACGTCCAGGAAGCGCTCGTAGTGCCCGATGTCCAGGTCGGTCTCGGCGCCGTCGTTGGTGACGAACACCTCGCCGTGCTGGAAGGGGTTCATCGTGCCCGGGTCCACGTTCAGATACGGGTCGAGCTTCTGCATCGTGACCCGAAGGCCCCGGGCCTTGAGGAGCGCACCCAGGCTCGAGGCCGTCAGGCCCTTGCCGAGCGAGGAGGCGACGCCCCCGGTGACGAAGATGTGCTTGGTCGTCGTGGATGTGGGTGGCATGGCCAAGAGGGGGCTCCCGTGCGTCGCGGTCTGGGGTGCGTACCGGCGTCCGCTCCGTGCTTGCTTCTCCGCTCGGAGGGAGGTGCCGTCGCTGCGGTTCGGGGGTTCGATGACCACCGGCTCACGGGCTACCAGGGTATCAGCGTCAAGAGGGGCCTGCTTCCGGCCACCCCTTGACACGCGCATTCACGTCACGTACACGATCTTCACCGCGTACACATGTGCGTGCCGCAACTCGTTCGGCCTAGCCACGTTGGCTGGACGAGGGGGCAGATTGCGGCGGTGCCGATGTATGTTGCTCGGACACTTGCTGCCGACCCACGCGCGCGGGCGGAACCATCCCCCGTCGCCATTTCTGGAGACCACCGGAAACACTCGGGCCCGGCAGTTCGTTCTTTGCAGCGAACCCTTGACCGTAGAACGAGCGCCCCGAGAGCGGGCGAACGTGGCCGTTTGAATGGGGATGCACGTGGCCGGGCGCATCGAGGATTACGCACTGATCGGAGACATGCAGACCGCGGCGCTGGTCTGCCGGGACGGCACGGTCGACTGGCTGTGTCTGCCCCGCTTCGACTCCCACGCCGTCTTCGCGGGCCTCCTCGGCACGGAGGAACACGGCTTCTGGCGCCTCGGCCCCGCGCATGCTCCGGGCGCGCGGCCCGAGGCCGCGAGCCGGCGGACGTACCGCGGGGACTCACTGGTCCTGGAGTCCGAGTGGGACACCCCGCGCGGCACGGTCCGGGTGATCGACTTCATGCCTCCGCGGGACAGCGACGCCCCCCAGCTGGTGCGGATCGTGGAGGGCGTCAGCGGCCGCGTGCCGATGCGCTCGGCCCTGCGGATGCGCTTCAGCTACGGCCGCGTCGTGCCCTGGGTGCACAAGGTCGACGGCCGCACGGTCGCCGTGGCCGGGCCGGACTCGGTGTGGCTCGACACCTCCGCCGAGACCTTCGGCAAGGACCTGACGACGTACTCGGACTTCACCGTCGGGCCCGGCGACCGCATCGCCTTCACCCTCTCCTGGCAGCCCTCCCACAAGCAGCCGCCCGCCCACCCCGAGCCGGAGGCCGCCCTCACGGCGACCGAGGACTTCTGGCGCGAATGGGTCGAGCACTGTACGTACCACGGGCCCTACCGCGAGGCGGTGGTGCGCTCCCTGATCACGCTCAAGGCCCTGACGTACGCGCCCACCGGCGGCATCGTCGCCGCCCCCACCACCTCCCTGCCGGAGGACATCGGCGGCTCCCGCAACTGGGACTACCGCTTCACCTGGCTGCG harbors:
- a CDS encoding NUDIX hydrolase, whose protein sequence is MTIKDTAEEWRITATATPFVGNKTSVRTDDVVMPDGSVSRRDYQVHPGSVAVLALDESGRVVLVRQYRHPVRHKLWEIPAGLLDVPGENPLHAAQRELYEEAHIKAEDWRVLTDVYTTPGGCDEAVRVFLARDLSEAEGERFEVEEEEADMEIARVPLDDLVRGVLAGELHNNCLVVGVMSLTAALRGEGLDALRPADAPWPARPFQA
- a CDS encoding CTP synthase: MPPTSTTTKHIFVTGGVASSLGKGLTASSLGALLKARGLRVTMQKLDPYLNVDPGTMNPFQHGEVFVTNDGAETDLDIGHYERFLDVDLDGSANVTTGQVYSQVIAKERRGEYLGDTVQVIPHITNEIKHRIRRMATDDVDVVITEVGGTVGDIESLPFLETVRQVRHEVGRDNVFVVHISLLPYIGPSGELKTKPTQHSVAALRNIGIQPDAIVLRADRDVPTAIKRKISLMCDVDEAAVVAAIDAKSIYDIPKVLHTEGLDAYVVRKLDLPFRDVDWSTWDDLLDRVHNPDHEVTVALVGKYIDLPDAYLSITEAMRAGGFANRARVKVKWVTSDDCKTPAGAKKQLGDVDAVLIPGGFGDRGVSGKVGAIQYARENKIPLLGICLGLQCIVIEAARNLADIPDANSTEFDAATAHPVISTMAEQLDIVAGEGDMGGTMRLGMYPAKLAEGSIVREVYDGKEYVEERHRHRYEVNNAYRADLEKNAGIQFSGTSPDGKLVEYVEYPREVHPYLVATQAHPELRSRPTRPHPLFAGLVKAAVERKTGK